A DNA window from Aureibaculum sp. 2308TA14-22 contains the following coding sequences:
- a CDS encoding DUF4097 family beta strand repeat-containing protein, which translates to MKTQIKLKAFTMIAMLVILLSCQGFAQDNKVPTLTKTFDLNEPGTLNSKSSGGGIVVKTHNESSVVVKAFVRKNGKVLSSTDPLVDDILEKFDLEIEKNGSVINANAVRKSNFSRLRNVGIYFTIIVPREMSCNVTSSGGGLNIEGVEGTHNFVSSGGSVFLENTSGTTKAKSSGGKVGAKNHDGDIRLTSSGGSVTLDEANGSIYARSSGGGVRLKNIQGDVDASSSGGGVTVLGECNSVKAKSSGGSVRVNISNLSKELHLQSSGGGVDAILQNGDELGLDLDLSSSYVTIELKNFSGQSKKNRVKGTMNDGGIPVYMRASGGNVKVRYEN; encoded by the coding sequence ATGAAAACTCAAATTAAACTAAAAGCATTTACAATGATTGCCATGCTAGTCATTTTACTTTCGTGCCAAGGCTTTGCACAAGATAACAAAGTACCTACCCTAACAAAAACTTTTGACCTCAATGAACCTGGTACATTGAATTCTAAATCATCCGGTGGTGGAATAGTAGTTAAAACCCACAATGAAAGTAGCGTAGTAGTTAAGGCATTCGTTCGAAAGAACGGAAAGGTTTTATCTTCAACTGACCCATTAGTAGATGATATCCTCGAAAAGTTTGACTTAGAAATTGAAAAAAATGGCTCCGTAATTAATGCGAATGCGGTTCGTAAATCAAATTTCAGTCGATTGAGAAATGTGGGTATTTACTTTACCATTATTGTCCCACGTGAAATGTCTTGTAATGTAACATCAAGTGGTGGTGGATTAAACATTGAGGGAGTGGAAGGAACACATAATTTTGTAAGTAGCGGTGGCTCTGTATTTTTAGAAAACACTTCAGGAACTACCAAGGCAAAGTCATCTGGTGGTAAGGTCGGAGCGAAAAATCACGATGGTGATATTCGCTTAACTTCTAGTGGCGGTAGTGTTACTTTAGATGAAGCTAATGGTAGTATTTACGCACGCAGTTCTGGCGGCGGCGTACGCCTTAAGAATATTCAAGGCGATGTGGATGCTAGTAGTAGTGGAGGCGGAGTTACTGTTTTGGGAGAATGTAATTCTGTGAAAGCAAAATCGAGTGGGGGATCGGTGCGTGTTAACATTAGCAATTTGAGTAAAGAATTGCACCTACAATCTAGTGGAGGTGGAGTTGATGCAATACTACAAAACGGTGATGAACTTGGACTTGACCTAGACTTGAGTTCGAGCTACGTTACTATTGAGTTAAAGAATTTCTCTGGCCAATCTAAAAAAAATCGTGTAAAAGGAACTATGAATGATGGCGGAATTCCTGTTTATATGAGAGCATCTGGTGGAAATGTTAAGGTGCGATACGAAAACTAG